In Nymphaea colorata isolate Beijing-Zhang1983 chromosome 3, ASM883128v2, whole genome shotgun sequence, a genomic segment contains:
- the LOC126409876 gene encoding pentatricopeptide repeat-containing protein At2g22070, which yields MYSKSGRLEIARKIADGTHDLNVIPLTALMHGYIKFGELQLARDVFDSVSDKDVVLWTAMIVGYAQHGLDHDALTLFCIMFLEGIEPNDYTIACLLSVCASSGVLDYGKQLHAHVLRNDIRLTISVSNALVTMYARCGSLIAAEYVFKHAGVHDAVSYTSMIMAKAQHGLGNEAIELFDEMMEQRKKPDHITYIGVLAACSHAGLVDLGWHHFQMMHKKHAIEPQMSHYACMIDPFGRAGLLKEADEFIRSMPVEPDVVVRGALLSACRIHNNVDLARRAAEKLLAIEPENSGAYAVIANVYASYGEWQEAAEIRKIMKDRGVKKEPGCCWIQIKKKVHVFGVQDSFHPLREQIYAMVSKLCCQVRELGYQPDTSSVLHDLEEELKEQLLSHHSEKLAVAFELISTADGSTLRIMKNLRVCNDCHAWFKFVSRLVQREIVLRDANRFHHFKNGLCSCKDYW from the coding sequence ATGTACTCAAAGTCAGGTAGGCTAGAAATTGCTCGTAAAATTGCTGATGGGACACATGATCTTAATGTAATTCCATTGACTGCACTTATGCACGGCTACATCAAATTTGGTGAATTGCAGCTTGCTCGAGATGTGTTTGATTCGGTTAGTGATAAGGATGTGGTATTGTGGACGGCAATGATTGTCGGATATGCTCAACATGGACTAGATCATGATGCACTGACACTCTTCTGCATTATGTTTCTTGAGGGGATTGAACCGAATGACTACACTATTGCTTGTTTGCTTAGTGTATGTGCAAGCTCTGGAGTTTTGGATTATGGCAAACAGTTGCATGCTCATGTGCTTAGAAATGATATTAGGCTAACAATTTCTGTCTCAAATGCACTTGTAACAATGTATGCACGATGTGGAAGCTTGATTGCTGCTGAATATGTTTTCAAGCATGCAGGTGTGCATGATGCAGTGTCTTACACAAGCATGATCATGGCCAAAGCACAACATGGTCTAGGAAATGAGGCTATAGAGCTGTTTGATGAGATGATGGAGCAAAGGAAAAAGCCTGATCATATTACTTATATAGGTGTTCTGGCTGCCTGCAGTCATGCAGGGTTGGTTGATCTAGGTTGGCACCATTTCCAGATGATGCATAAAAAGCATGCAATAGAGCCACAGATGAGTCACTATGCATGCATGATTGATCCTTTTGGGCGTGCTGGCTTGCTAAAAGAGGCTGATGAATTTATTAGAAGTATGCCTGTCGAACCAGATGTGGTGGTACGGGGTGCCCTCCTCTCGGCATGTAGAATTCATAACAATGTGGATTTGGCTAGAAGGGCAGCAGAGAAACTACTAGCAATTGAGCCAGAGAATAGTGGAGCATATGCAGTAATTGCCAATGTATATGCTTCGTATGGTGAATGGCAGGAGGCAGCTGAAATTAGGAAGATAATGAAGGACAGAGGGGTAAAGAAAGAACCAGGATGTTGCTGGATTCAAATCAAGAAGAAAGTGCATGTTTTTGGTGTACAAGATTCGTTTCATCCACTGAGAGAGCAGATCTATGCAATGGTCAGCAAGCTTTGCTGTCAAGTTAGGGAGTTAGGTTATCAACCGGATACTAGCTCAGTCTTGCATGATCTTGAGGAGGAGTTGAAAGAACAACTGTTGAGTCACCACAGCGAGAAGCTTGCTGTTGCTTTTGAGTTGATCAGTACTGCTGATGGAAGCACATTAAGGATCATGAAAAATCTTAGAGTTTGCAATGATTGTCATGCTTGGTTCAAGTTTGTCTCAAGACTTGTTCAAAGGGAAATTGTACTAAGGGATGCTAATAGGTTTCATCATTTCAAGAATGGTTTGTGCTCCTGCAAAGACTATTGGTAG
- the LOC116250721 gene encoding pentatricopeptide repeat-containing protein At2g22070-like, translating to MRIDSFSVDRYVSLMRSCLDTRDVKSGKSVHSLLVKLNLRVGIFLCNNLINFYGKNGLVEDARRLFDEMPERNISSWNTVISMHAKCGQLGVARKLFDGMPERDSISWTAMIVGMNLSGLHEHAIGLLLEMIREGVVPTQFTFTNILASCAALGDLDTGRKVHSCVAKFGLSAYVSVANSLLNMYAKCGDQEVAQAVFNSMRVRSISSWNSLISLYAQSGQIEQARELFETMSDRDCVSWNSVIAGYNQQGFDLQALELFVQMQNHHVRADSFTLTITITACANLEFLKTGTQLHAYIIKFCSILMVPLEMP from the coding sequence ATGCGTATCGATTCGTTCTCCGTCGACCGATACGTCTCTCTTATGCGCTCCTGTCTCGACACCCGGGACGTGAAGTCTGGGAAATCCGTCCATTCTCTGCTGGTGAAACTGAATCTTCGCGTTGGCATCTTCCTCTGCAATAATCTGATCAACTTTTACGGCAAAAATGGTCTTGTTGAAGATGCACGCAGATTGTTCGACGAAATGCCTGAGCGGAATATCTCTTCGTGGAATACCGTCATCTCCATGCACGCCAAATGCGGGCAGCTTGGAGTTGCACGAAAATTGTTCGACGGGATGCCCGAACGAGACTCGATCTCATGGACAGCCATGATTGTAGGCATGAATCTTTCCGGCCTACATGAACATGCCATCGGGCTTTTGCTAGAGATGATACGGGAGGGTGTGGTCCCTACCCAGTTCACGTTCACCAACATCCTTGCTTCTTGTGCTGCGCTTGGTGATTTAGATACTGGCAGGAAGGTGCACTCCTGTGTGGCCAAGTTTGGACTGAGTGCATATGTCTCTGTTGCTAATTCGCTTCTCAACATGTATGCCAAGTGCGGTGACCAGGAAGTTGCGCAAGCTGTGTTCAACAGTATGCGGGTGAGGAGCATCTCGTCATGGAATTCTTTGATTTCTTTGTATGCGCAGTCTGGTCAGATTGAACAAGCTAGAGAGCTGTTTGAAACAATGTCTGATCGAGACTGTGTCTCATGGAACTCAGTAATTGCTGGGTACAATCAACAAGGATTTGACTTGCAGGCACTGGAATTATTTGTTCAGATGCAAAACCATCATGTTAGAGCTGATAGTTTTACATTAACCATTACTATTACCGCTTGTGCCAATCTTGAATTCTTGAAGACAGGCACGCAGCTGCATGCCTATATCATAAAATTCTGTTCGATTCTTATGGTCCCCTTAGAAATGCCTTAA